One window of Hymenobacter canadensis genomic DNA carries:
- a CDS encoding erythromycin esterase family protein has product MLVVTGAGPLPTWGQSHPPRELAASLPLERLASGEPRNYTCLRQAIGAARIVMLGEQTHDDATTFEAKIDLIRYLHDSLGFTTLAFEGDMYALDKARREIAAGKAVLPALQNSVYEGIWSGTQEFQALANYLGTHPKLQVAGFDCQLSGEYTHELLLPELREFVAQDRRTKWRESDFYPAQELLAELSGGDFKQQLLHPADTVALARWFARAQQSLVTIAAHLPDQAGRAAFWQQWLRMAARSHQDAKAQARRQVAPPNQNDRDAQMADNLLFLARQPEHPKIIVWAASYHIANRMERIDLDDATTATYLKQLAVQQHREPDDDEPASLRRLLGGVVPMGRLVKQKLGDQVYALGFVAYEGTYGRVGDSTRLYPVPTPPPGSVEQAFRQQGSAVGFVNLRHTPAGSYYASPLGYLPMRAPWADVFDGLFYTQTMRPTNRLAAGAVAAVPVTGHQVRGQVRDTKTGMPIAFASIGIQGTGIGTVSNLDGAFALFVPTAHARDTMQISCIGYATVRRVLAAQPVEPLLAVRLTPQEHMLGNVLVRAPLSAAAILTNAREHIATNYPQQAHSMQLYSRAQYRRDDSLRVQQEGALDFYDQEGYRRGSWEHVRRHRFMQLRQVRKSGDPHMMEYQEQPVFWLMWSDDPVLTTRNPLEAGAMPKYTLTLKGQTQYKSRWVYEVAFECKRPNAFTTPYGYPAAEAYAGTVYVDAENFAVVKYEAFTTRSPSEIAKPKYVKRYGFTQPFTSYQKHHDVYQYEEAHGAYFLKYARRESTTDFVLRDSQEKHHWQDVHELLTTSLELTRPQVLQTSLLEVDAKVPYRADFWNTYQVLLPTEKK; this is encoded by the coding sequence GTGCTTGTAGTGACTGGAGCGGGGCCGTTGCCAACCTGGGGCCAGTCCCACCCACCGCGTGAGCTCGCGGCTTCCCTACCACTGGAACGCCTGGCCTCCGGCGAGCCGCGCAATTATACCTGCCTGCGGCAGGCCATCGGCGCGGCGCGGATCGTGATGCTAGGCGAACAGACGCACGATGATGCGACGACATTCGAAGCGAAAATCGACCTAATTCGCTATCTGCACGACTCACTGGGTTTTACTACCCTTGCCTTTGAGGGGGACATGTACGCCCTGGACAAAGCCCGCCGGGAAATAGCGGCGGGGAAGGCCGTGCTGCCCGCGCTGCAAAACTCGGTTTACGAAGGTATCTGGTCGGGCACGCAGGAATTTCAGGCCCTGGCCAACTATCTGGGTACGCACCCCAAGCTACAAGTGGCCGGGTTTGACTGCCAGCTATCCGGGGAGTACACGCACGAGCTGTTGTTGCCGGAGTTGCGGGAGTTCGTCGCCCAGGACCGGCGCACGAAGTGGCGTGAGAGCGACTTTTATCCCGCGCAGGAGTTGCTGGCCGAGCTATCTGGTGGCGACTTCAAACAGCAACTGCTGCACCCCGCCGACACCGTGGCGCTGGCCCGGTGGTTTGCCCGGGCGCAGCAATCCCTGGTTACCATCGCGGCCCACCTTCCCGACCAAGCCGGGCGGGCCGCCTTCTGGCAGCAATGGCTCCGAATGGCGGCCCGGTCGCACCAGGACGCGAAGGCGCAAGCCCGTCGGCAGGTGGCCCCACCCAATCAGAACGACCGCGACGCGCAGATGGCCGACAACCTGTTGTTTCTGGCCCGGCAGCCCGAGCATCCAAAGATTATCGTGTGGGCAGCCTCTTACCACATTGCCAACCGGATGGAGCGCATTGACCTGGACGATGCGACAACGGCCACCTACCTGAAGCAGCTGGCGGTGCAACAGCACCGGGAGCCCGACGACGACGAGCCGGCCTCCCTGCGCCGGCTGCTGGGCGGGGTCGTGCCGATGGGACGGCTCGTGAAGCAGAAGCTGGGTGACCAGGTGTACGCGCTGGGCTTCGTGGCCTACGAGGGCACCTATGGCCGGGTCGGCGACTCCACCCGGCTCTACCCGGTGCCCACCCCGCCGCCCGGCAGTGTCGAGCAGGCATTTCGGCAGCAGGGCAGCGCGGTGGGGTTCGTTAACCTGCGCCACACGCCCGCGGGCAGCTACTACGCTTCCCCGCTGGGCTACCTGCCGATGCGGGCGCCGTGGGCGGACGTGTTCGATGGCCTCTTCTACACCCAGACTATGCGGCCGACCAATCGCTTGGCCGCTGGGGCCGTGGCGGCCGTACCGGTGACGGGCCACCAGGTGCGGGGCCAGGTACGGGATACGAAAACCGGCATGCCCATCGCCTTTGCCAGCATCGGCATCCAGGGCACTGGCATCGGCACGGTATCGAACCTTGACGGTGCGTTTGCCCTATTTGTGCCTACGGCCCACGCGCGCGACACCATGCAGATTTCCTGTATCGGTTACGCCACGGTGCGGCGGGTGCTGGCCGCGCAGCCCGTGGAGCCGCTACTGGCTGTTCGGCTGACTCCGCAGGAGCACATGCTGGGCAATGTGCTGGTGCGGGCGCCGCTTAGTGCCGCGGCCATTTTAACCAACGCCCGCGAGCACATCGCAACCAACTATCCCCAGCAGGCGCACAGCATGCAGCTCTATTCGCGGGCCCAGTACCGGCGCGACGACTCCTTGCGGGTCCAACAGGAAGGCGCCCTGGACTTCTATGACCAGGAAGGCTACCGCCGGGGCAGCTGGGAGCACGTCCGCCGCCACCGCTTTATGCAGCTGCGGCAGGTGCGTAAGTCCGGCGACCCGCACATGATGGAATACCAGGAGCAGCCCGTGTTCTGGCTGATGTGGAGCGACGACCCAGTCCTCACGACCCGCAACCCGCTGGAAGCCGGCGCGATGCCAAAATACACCCTCACCCTAAAAGGCCAGACGCAGTACAAAAGCCGCTGGGTCTACGAAGTCGCCTTCGAGTGTAAACGCCCCAACGCCTTCACCACGCCCTACGGCTACCCCGCGGCCGAGGCCTACGCGGGCACGGTGTACGTGGATGCCGAGAACTTCGCGGTCGTGAAATACGAAGCCTTTACCACGCGTAGTCCCAGTGAGATAGCCAAGCCCAAATACGTTAAGCGCTACGGCTTTACGCAGCCATTTACCTCGTACCAGAAGCACCACGACGTATATCAGTACGAGGAGGCACACGGTGCCTATTTCCTCAAATATGCCCGGCGGGAGTCAACCACTGACTTCGTGTTGCGCGATAGCCAGGAGAAGCATCACTGGCAGGATGTGCACGAGCTACTCACCACCAGCCTGGAACTGACCAGGCCGCAGGTGCTGCAGACTTCGCTGTTAGAAGTAGACGCGAAGGTGCCTTACCGGGCTGATTTCTGGAATACCTATCAAGTGCTGCTTCCCACCGAAAAAAAATGA